One genomic region from Candidatus Endomicrobiellum trichonymphae encodes:
- a CDS encoding sodium-translocating pyrophosphatase yields the protein MLNRVFSLRKVAAVFAFIIAAVSRSFASEANLIIPDLASIGFFGNAIDGKMLLMSGFLICIFGLFFGLYHFVGIKNLPVHKSMKSISELIYETCKTYLVTQGKFIFILEVLLAAVIVVYFGLLQHFGAVKVVTIVLCSVIGILGSCTVAWFGMRINTFANSRTAFASLKGNPFPLYAIPLRAGMSIGMLLISIELFIMLIILLFIPSDFAGACFIGFAIGESLGASVLRIAGGIFTKIADIGSDLMKIVFNIKEDDARNPGVIADCTGDNAGDSVGPTADGFETYGVTGVALVTFIVLAVKEPVLQVKLLVWIFVMRLIMLISSALSYGISSAIAKARYATADKMNFETPLTFLVWITSIVSITLTFAVSNIIIGDLGDGTLWWKLSLIISCGTIAGAMIPEIVKIFTSVKSAFVQNVVTSSKHGGASLNVLAGLTAGNFSAYWLGIAVIVLMGIAYAISLHGLGLIMIAPAVFAFGLVAFGFLGMGPVTIAVDSYGPVTDNAQSVYELSLIESIPNIGKEIEKDFGFKPSFSKSKILLEENDGAGNTFKATAKPVLIGTAVVGATTMIFSTIVMLTDSLTTGLDKLSLLHAPFLLGLIAGGAVTYWFTGSSNHAVTSGAYKAVEFIKNNIKLDGSSDRASTEDSKKVVEICTKYAQKGMVNLFLVIFFTTLAFAFIEPYFFIGYLISIALFGLFQAIFMANAGGAWDNAKKYVEVDLREKGTELHKATVVGDTVGDPFKDTSSVAMNPIIKFTTLFGLLALELALVLAKKECLNAVLAVVFFCTAIIFVVRSFTDMRAKDEGK from the coding sequence ATGTTAAACAGAGTCTTTTCATTGAGAAAAGTCGCGGCGGTTTTTGCTTTTATAATTGCGGCTGTCAGTCGTTCTTTTGCAAGCGAAGCGAATTTGATTATTCCAGATTTGGCTTCCATCGGATTTTTTGGAAATGCGATTGACGGCAAAATGCTTTTGATGTCCGGTTTTCTCATCTGCATTTTCGGCTTGTTTTTTGGACTTTATCATTTTGTAGGCATTAAAAATCTGCCGGTTCACAAGTCAATGAAATCAATTTCAGAACTTATCTATGAAACCTGTAAAACATATCTTGTAACTCAGGGAAAATTCATATTTATACTTGAAGTTTTGCTTGCGGCTGTAATAGTTGTATATTTTGGACTGTTGCAGCATTTTGGAGCGGTTAAAGTCGTTACAATAGTGCTTTGCAGCGTTATAGGAATTCTCGGAAGCTGCACTGTGGCATGGTTTGGCATGAGAATCAATACTTTTGCAAATTCAAGGACTGCTTTCGCAAGTTTGAAAGGGAACCCTTTTCCTCTTTATGCGATACCGCTTCGCGCGGGTATGAGCATAGGAATGCTTTTAATAAGCATTGAACTTTTTATAATGCTTATAATTCTTCTCTTTATTCCTTCAGATTTTGCAGGTGCTTGCTTTATAGGATTTGCAATCGGCGAGTCGCTTGGTGCTTCGGTTCTTAGAATAGCGGGCGGAATATTTACAAAAATTGCGGATATAGGTTCGGATTTAATGAAAATTGTTTTCAATATTAAAGAGGACGACGCAAGAAATCCTGGCGTTATAGCGGATTGCACGGGCGACAATGCCGGCGATTCTGTAGGACCTACCGCGGATGGTTTTGAAACTTATGGCGTCACTGGCGTCGCTTTGGTGACATTTATAGTTCTTGCCGTAAAGGAGCCTGTTTTGCAGGTTAAACTTCTTGTGTGGATTTTTGTAATGCGTTTAATAATGCTTATATCAAGCGCTCTTTCTTATGGAATCAGCTCGGCAATCGCAAAAGCGAGATACGCCACTGCAGATAAAATGAATTTTGAAACTCCACTAACATTTCTCGTATGGATAACGTCGATAGTGTCAATTACTTTGACTTTTGCAGTTTCTAACATTATAATCGGTGATTTGGGTGACGGAACTCTTTGGTGGAAACTTTCGCTTATTATAAGCTGCGGGACGATAGCGGGTGCAATGATACCGGAGATCGTAAAAATTTTTACTTCCGTAAAAAGTGCTTTTGTACAGAATGTTGTTACTTCTTCAAAACACGGCGGAGCATCACTTAATGTTCTTGCTGGTCTTACGGCTGGAAATTTCAGTGCATACTGGCTGGGCATTGCAGTAATAGTTCTCATGGGTATTGCTTATGCAATCAGTTTGCATGGGCTTGGCTTAATTATGATAGCTCCCGCCGTATTTGCTTTCGGTCTTGTTGCTTTCGGGTTTTTGGGTATGGGCCCTGTTACCATTGCGGTTGATTCTTATGGTCCTGTAACCGATAATGCACAGTCGGTGTATGAACTTTCACTGATTGAAAGTATTCCCAATATCGGCAAGGAAATTGAGAAAGATTTCGGATTTAAGCCTTCTTTCAGTAAATCAAAAATATTACTTGAGGAAAATGATGGTGCGGGAAACACTTTTAAAGCTACGGCAAAGCCCGTTCTTATAGGAACTGCTGTCGTGGGCGCGACGACGATGATATTCTCGACAATAGTTATGCTTACCGATAGTCTTACGACGGGGCTTGACAAGTTGTCACTTTTACATGCTCCTTTCCTGCTTGGTTTGATTGCCGGCGGAGCCGTAACTTACTGGTTTACTGGTTCTTCTAATCATGCTGTGACAAGCGGCGCCTATAAAGCCGTCGAGTTCATTAAAAATAATATAAAACTTGACGGAAGTTCAGATAGAGCTTCGACAGAAGATTCCAAGAAAGTTGTTGAAATATGTACGAAATATGCACAAAAAGGTATGGTAAATCTGTTCTTAGTTATTTTCTTTACAACGCTTGCTTTTGCGTTTATAGAACCTTATTTCTTTATAGGCTATCTTATTTCAATAGCGTTGTTTGGTCTTTTTCAGGCAATATTTATGGCAAATGCCGGCGGAGCATGGGACAATGCAAAGAAATACGTTGAAGTTGATTTGCGTGAAAAAGGAACTGAACTTCATAAAGCTACTGTTGTCGGCGATACGGTTGGAGATCCATTTAAAGACACTTCTTCCGTTGCAATGAATCCTATAATTAAGTTTACGACACTTTTCGGGCTTCTTGCATTGGAACTTGCGTTGGTACTTGCTAAAAAAGAGTGTTTAAATGCTGTTCTTGCAGTTGTATTCTTTTGCACAGCGATTATATTTGTAGTGAGATCGTTTACGGATATGCGTGCTAAAGACGAAGGAAAATGA
- a CDS encoding diacylglycerol/polyprenol kinase family protein, which produces MVDELRDEIKRKGFHLLSLIYVFGYWYLPKTAVICGLVIAIVIVVLFEYLRFKILRLNNFFKNNFKGFYRPEESDKISGLTGTLSGALLAILMFPNRYMVFASFLYFAFGDSVAAFAGKILGRHKTFAGKTMEGSLACFAVCFIAGLFIFNWQFALAGAFIAVIVEAIPWKISDNFWMQIIDAGVLTLLSYITSPVNYIR; this is translated from the coding sequence ATGGTCGACGAGCTGAGGGACGAGATAAAGAGAAAAGGGTTTCATTTGCTTTCTCTTATATATGTGTTTGGATATTGGTATCTCCCCAAAACTGCGGTTATCTGCGGTCTTGTCATTGCGATTGTCATTGTTGTTTTATTTGAGTATTTGAGATTTAAAATTCTCAGACTTAATAATTTCTTTAAAAATAATTTTAAAGGTTTTTACAGACCTGAAGAATCTGATAAAATCAGCGGTTTAACCGGTACATTATCCGGAGCTTTGCTCGCTATTCTGATGTTTCCGAACAGATATATGGTGTTTGCAAGTTTTCTTTACTTTGCGTTCGGCGATTCTGTTGCGGCTTTTGCGGGTAAAATTCTCGGCAGACATAAAACTTTTGCGGGAAAAACTATGGAAGGCAGTTTGGCATGTTTTGCGGTTTGTTTTATAGCGGGACTTTTTATCTTTAACTGGCAGTTTGCGCTGGCAGGGGCTTTTATAGCGGTGATAGTTGAAGCGATACCATGGAAAATAAGTGACAATTTTTGGATGCAGATAATTGATGCGGGAGTTTTGACGCTGTTGTCATATATAACGTCTCCTGTGAATTATATCAGATAA
- the pyk gene encoding pyruvate kinase: MTKTGIICTMGPSTRSLQVLKKMSDSGMTVVRLNFSHGTCDEHEEDLSLIKLLNKKYKKNVKILADLEGHRIRIGKIKGGKAELKKKQKLILTNKKIVGNNKEISIDYRNSLTDIKKGFTIFIDDGNLTFKVLSSKKDELVTEVQMDYVLKTHKGVNIPQADLKFPLIEEKDHEDMLFAVKHNVSFVANSFVRNAADMKPLADILKSGKNTTCKLIAKIEDKAGIDNLIQIFEACDGVMVARGDMGISIPLWTVPATQKYIIKKCTEYKRFVITATQMLESMIKNPIPTRAEVSDVANAIIDGTDYVMLSAETAIGKYPDKVVEIMKNIIKFTEENNSIFDETK; the protein is encoded by the coding sequence GTGACTAAGACAGGAATTATTTGTACAATGGGACCGTCAACACGTTCCCTTCAGGTTTTAAAAAAAATGTCCGACAGTGGCATGACGGTAGTCAGGCTTAATTTTTCGCACGGGACATGCGATGAACACGAAGAAGATCTTTCTTTAATAAAGCTTTTAAACAAGAAATATAAAAAGAATGTAAAAATTCTTGCTGATCTTGAAGGTCACAGAATAAGAATCGGGAAAATTAAAGGCGGCAAAGCAGAATTAAAAAAGAAACAAAAACTTATTCTTACAAACAAAAAAATTGTCGGAAATAATAAAGAGATTTCTATAGACTACCGCAATTCTCTAACCGATATTAAAAAAGGATTTACTATTTTTATAGATGACGGCAACCTCACTTTTAAAGTTTTATCTTCAAAAAAAGATGAGCTTGTTACAGAAGTCCAAATGGATTACGTTTTAAAAACGCATAAAGGCGTAAATATTCCACAGGCTGATCTTAAATTCCCGCTGATTGAAGAAAAAGACCATGAAGATATGCTTTTTGCGGTAAAGCATAATGTGAGTTTTGTTGCAAACTCTTTTGTTAGAAACGCTGCAGACATGAAACCGCTGGCAGACATTTTAAAATCGGGAAAAAATACTACTTGCAAACTTATCGCAAAAATTGAAGACAAAGCAGGAATCGACAATCTTATACAGATTTTTGAAGCCTGCGACGGCGTAATGGTTGCAAGAGGCGATATGGGAATTTCAATACCTCTATGGACAGTTCCTGCAACACAGAAATACATAATAAAGAAATGTACAGAGTACAAAAGATTTGTAATAACTGCAACTCAAATGCTTGAAAGCATGATTAAAAACCCTATACCAACAAGAGCTGAAGTAAGCGATGTCGCAAACGCCATCATAGACGGAACCGATTACGTTATGCTCTCAGCAGAAACAGCCATAGGAAAGTATCCTGATAAAGTTGTAGAAATAATGAAAAACATTATAAAATTTACTGAGGAAAACAACTCTATATTTGATGAAACAAAATAA
- a CDS encoding ribose-phosphate diphosphokinase, with protein sequence MKLKVISGNANVKLAKQIGQQLGVELSEAKVERFSDGEVQVKIIDNVRGTDCYIIQPTSFPVNENLMELLIIADALKRASAKRITAVVPYYGYGRQDRKAEPRVPITARLVANLFATAGITRVLTMDLHAGQIQGFFDIPVDHLYSRPVILSYLKEKKLNDVVIVSPDAGGVERARSFAKHFNAELAIVDKRRPRPNEASIMNIIGAVKDKTCIILDDLADTAGTLTKVAEAIKVKGASRVFTAVSHGVLSGNAKQKIQNSCIEELIITDSIPLLKDGPTEKIVVLSIAPILAEAIMRISNDESISALFL encoded by the coding sequence ATGAAGCTTAAAGTTATTTCTGGTAACGCCAATGTTAAACTTGCAAAACAGATTGGACAGCAGCTCGGTGTTGAATTAAGCGAAGCGAAAGTGGAGCGTTTCAGCGACGGCGAGGTACAAGTCAAAATTATTGACAATGTAAGGGGAACGGACTGTTATATAATTCAGCCTACAAGTTTTCCTGTCAATGAAAATTTAATGGAGCTTTTAATTATTGCAGATGCATTGAAAAGAGCGTCGGCTAAAAGAATAACGGCGGTTGTTCCTTATTATGGATACGGCAGGCAAGACAGAAAAGCCGAGCCGAGAGTTCCGATTACGGCAAGACTTGTCGCAAATCTTTTTGCTACGGCGGGCATCACGAGAGTTTTGACGATGGATTTACACGCAGGGCAGATTCAGGGTTTCTTTGATATTCCTGTCGATCATCTTTACAGTAGGCCGGTGATTTTAAGTTATCTTAAAGAAAAAAAATTGAACGATGTTGTAATTGTTTCGCCTGATGCGGGCGGTGTGGAAAGAGCAAGATCTTTTGCTAAGCATTTTAACGCTGAACTGGCGATCGTCGATAAAAGAAGGCCGCGTCCCAATGAAGCTTCTATTATGAATATTATTGGCGCAGTGAAAGATAAAACCTGTATAATTTTAGATGATTTAGCTGATACTGCGGGAACTTTGACGAAAGTAGCCGAGGCGATAAAAGTAAAAGGAGCGTCAAGAGTTTTTACGGCGGTCTCGCACGGAGTTCTTTCCGGAAACGCAAAACAGAAAATCCAGAATTCATGCATAGAAGAACTTATCATAACGGATTCGATTCCGTTGCTAAAAGACGGACCGACGGAGAAAATAGTTGTTTTAAGCATTGCTCCGATTTTGGCGGAAGCTATAATGAGAATTTCAAACGATGAATCAATAAGCGCCCTTTTCTTATAA
- a CDS encoding polysaccharide deacetylase family protein produces the protein MKTFYSNGSEYIGKVALTFDDSPSKSTEKKLEILGEKNNVKASFFMLGINVWKNPASAKAVVEAGHEIANHTYRHINFYTYKDKDKTGKIEKELLHSGNIIIKEVTGVEPFLVRFPYGYSKPDAEKV, from the coding sequence GTGAAAACATTTTATTCAAACGGATCTGAATATATCGGTAAAGTTGCTTTAACTTTTGACGACAGTCCCAGTAAATCGACTGAAAAAAAATTGGAAATACTGGGAGAGAAAAATAATGTTAAAGCCTCATTTTTTATGCTCGGCATAAACGTGTGGAAAAATCCTGCCAGCGCAAAGGCGGTTGTTGAAGCGGGTCATGAAATTGCAAACCACACTTACAGACATATAAATTTCTACACTTACAAAGATAAAGATAAAACAGGTAAGATAGAAAAAGAACTTTTGCACAGCGGGAATATAATAATAAAAGAAGTGACCGGCGTTGAACCGTTTTTAGTCCGTTTTCCGTACGGTTATTCAAAACCTGATGCTGAAAAAGTATAA
- a CDS encoding methylenetetrahydrofolate reductase → MKFKEKLKSDKFLITAELFPPKGVDISSFLRRADCLYGLDAVNVTDNQRASMRVSSLAMSRILIERAIEPILQLTARDRNRISLQSELLGANVLGIENVLLLSGDHPSIGECSDAKAVYDLDTIQLIKTARLLETGVDIAGKKLQGSPKFCVGAVVNPSVQSVDLQALMLEKKVKAGTEFFQTQAIFDVQIYKNFFDKVKHLKVKILPGMILIKSPKFLQFLKSMSGVNIPDEIKDRINSASDPLAESIKICSATIKELRSFADGVHIMAIGTEEHIPEMIRDSL, encoded by the coding sequence TTGAAATTTAAGGAGAAGTTAAAATCAGACAAATTTTTGATAACAGCAGAGTTGTTTCCGCCTAAAGGGGTGGATATATCTTCTTTTTTGCGTAGAGCAGACTGTTTGTATGGACTTGACGCCGTAAATGTTACCGACAATCAAAGAGCATCTATGAGAGTAAGCTCTCTTGCTATGAGCAGAATCCTGATAGAACGTGCAATAGAACCCATTTTGCAACTTACTGCAAGGGACAGGAACAGAATTTCGCTGCAGTCTGAACTACTTGGTGCGAATGTTTTAGGTATAGAAAATGTTCTACTTTTAAGTGGCGACCATCCGTCTATAGGTGAGTGCTCTGACGCAAAAGCAGTCTATGACTTAGATACTATACAGCTTATAAAAACCGCAAGACTCTTAGAAACCGGTGTGGACATTGCGGGGAAGAAATTGCAAGGAAGTCCGAAATTCTGCGTCGGAGCGGTTGTGAATCCGTCGGTTCAGTCAGTCGATTTACAGGCTTTGATGCTTGAAAAAAAAGTAAAAGCCGGAACTGAATTTTTTCAGACACAGGCAATTTTTGATGTGCAGATATACAAGAATTTTTTTGATAAGGTAAAACATTTAAAAGTAAAAATTTTACCCGGAATGATTCTCATTAAATCCCCAAAGTTTCTGCAGTTTCTGAAGTCTATGTCCGGAGTAAATATACCAGATGAAATAAAAGACAGAATAAATTCCGCTTCTGACCCTTTGGCAGAAAGCATAAAAATTTGTTCCGCGACAATTAAAGAACTTCGTTCCTTTGCAGACGGTGTCCATATAATGGCAATAGGTACGGAGGAACATATACCTGAAATGATAAGAGATAGTTTATAA
- the pth gene encoding aminoacyl-tRNA hydrolase — protein MSGQIEIKLFIGLGNPGQKYENTRHNLGFIILDEIADLKHLKFKMWNDMAEVSFYGEPDFRVWFLKPVTFMNLSGIAVSSFAKCYKIKPEEIFVFYDDFLIPFGEYRVKMSGSSGGHNGMSSIIESLHSDNLPRMKLGIGPLPKFIPAADFVLSKFAREDKDRISLIKKTAVSLFDEVYVSGLDKTVSKLANIK, from the coding sequence ATGAGCGGGCAGATTGAGATTAAGCTTTTTATAGGGCTTGGCAATCCGGGACAAAAATATGAAAATACCCGCCATAATCTGGGTTTTATTATTTTAGATGAGATAGCGGACTTAAAACATCTGAAATTTAAAATGTGGAATGATATGGCTGAGGTCTCTTTTTACGGCGAGCCGGATTTTAGAGTATGGTTCTTAAAACCTGTGACTTTTATGAATCTTTCAGGAATTGCGGTTTCTTCTTTTGCAAAGTGTTATAAAATTAAACCTGAAGAGATTTTTGTTTTTTATGATGATTTTTTAATACCTTTCGGCGAATACAGAGTAAAAATGTCAGGTTCTTCAGGTGGGCATAACGGGATGAGTTCCATAATAGAAAGTCTTCATAGCGATAATTTACCCAGAATGAAACTGGGCATAGGTCCGCTTCCAAAATTTATTCCAGCGGCAGATTTTGTACTGTCAAAGTTTGCGCGGGAAGATAAGGATAGAATAAGTTTAATAAAAAAAACTGCTGTCAGTCTTTTTGATGAAGTATATGTATCCGGACTTGACAAAACAGTTTCAAAGCTTGCAAATATAAAATGA
- a CDS encoding 50S ribosomal protein L25 produces the protein MKEVILDAQARTVGSKGDLAFLRKSGKIPAIFYGKGIKPEAIAVSSKVFVSIMEANGANVIINLNFKDEKKAAIVKSLDRDFLTQHTIHIDFHAISLEDKIEVLVPVHIAGVADGVKNFGGVMEFIVREVKVEAIPRNIPQKISVDVKALRIGQGITVADLPELDGVKYVQDSSTLIVHVIAVAAVFEEEKPEAMAGGTATVVQPEVIISKGKKDKEDEEAEKGTSVASPTTATGGTKK, from the coding sequence GTGAAAGAAGTGATTTTGGATGCACAGGCAAGAACGGTGGGATCGAAAGGAGATCTTGCGTTTTTAAGGAAAAGCGGAAAAATTCCCGCGATATTTTACGGAAAAGGTATCAAACCTGAAGCTATAGCCGTTAGCTCAAAAGTTTTTGTTTCAATAATGGAAGCGAATGGAGCGAATGTCATCATAAATTTGAACTTTAAAGACGAAAAAAAAGCGGCGATAGTAAAATCTCTGGACAGAGATTTTTTAACTCAGCATACAATACATATAGATTTTCACGCAATTTCGCTTGAAGATAAAATTGAAGTTTTGGTTCCCGTTCATATTGCCGGTGTTGCCGATGGAGTTAAAAACTTCGGCGGCGTTATGGAATTTATAGTCAGAGAAGTTAAAGTGGAAGCGATACCCAGAAATATTCCCCAGAAAATAAGTGTTGATGTCAAAGCTTTGCGTATAGGTCAAGGAATAACTGTCGCGGATTTACCTGAGTTAGATGGGGTAAAATATGTGCAGGATTCGTCAACGCTGATAGTTCACGTTATAGCTGTTGCGGCGGTTTTTGAAGAGGAAAAACCTGAAGCGATGGCTGGAGGAACGGCTACTGTGGTGCAGCCTGAGGTAATAATAAGCAAAGGTAAGAAAGATAAAGAAGATGAAGAAGCTGAAAAAGGCACGTCAGTGGCATCTCCGACTACTGCGACAGGCGGAACAAAAAAATAA
- a CDS encoding methylenetetrahydrofolate reductase C-terminal domain-containing protein, with amino-acid sequence MTMTEEKQNNEILKELRPKTGCAKGFVNGPCGGEVNGKCETDKTRDCTWVLIYEGLKKNGELEKFLNQYIEPKKLSFKS; translated from the coding sequence ATGACAATGACGGAAGAAAAGCAAAACAATGAGATCTTAAAAGAATTGCGTCCGAAAACAGGATGTGCTAAAGGGTTTGTCAACGGTCCCTGTGGTGGAGAGGTCAACGGCAAATGTGAAACGGATAAAACAAGAGACTGTACATGGGTTTTGATTTATGAAGGGCTAAAAAAGAACGGAGAATTGGAAAAGTTTCTCAACCAATATATAGAACCCAAAAAGTTGTCATTCAAAAGCTGA
- a CDS encoding ZIP family metal transporter, whose translation MEIIYSLIVASTAMLGTLIVLMFHKWSEKNSFLIINFAAGVMLALAFTHLIPEGLELNAETMIYVLLGFLIMFFLQFVVLFHPCHDEECSKHTGITSIVGLSLHSMIDGLIIAVGFEVNDNIGTLTTIAILLHKLPDGITISGILLHNGVSKKKIFNFSLLTACFTPVCTISGIFLFKDIPTSVLGALLGLTAGSFIFLSASDLIPETHKCKNRFAPIMLFVGAIIILAVKYIMKLTI comes from the coding sequence ATGGAAATTATTTATTCACTTATAGTCGCAAGCACGGCAATGCTGGGCACTCTTATAGTACTGATGTTTCATAAATGGTCTGAAAAAAATTCTTTTCTAATAATAAATTTTGCGGCAGGTGTAATGCTCGCACTTGCATTTACTCATTTGATACCGGAAGGGCTGGAACTGAACGCCGAAACAATGATTTACGTTCTGCTGGGATTTCTAATCATGTTTTTTCTACAGTTTGTTGTTTTATTTCATCCGTGCCACGACGAAGAATGCTCAAAGCATACGGGCATAACGTCGATTGTAGGACTGTCTCTGCATTCTATGATTGACGGACTTATAATTGCTGTAGGGTTTGAAGTAAACGACAACATAGGAACACTCACAACCATTGCAATTCTGCTGCACAAACTGCCCGACGGAATAACAATTTCAGGAATTCTACTGCACAACGGTGTTTCCAAAAAGAAAATTTTTAATTTTTCGCTTCTCACAGCATGTTTTACCCCGGTATGCACAATTTCAGGAATATTTTTGTTTAAAGATATACCTACGTCCGTTCTCGGCGCTCTGCTCGGTTTAACAGCAGGCTCTTTTATCTTTCTTTCCGCTTCAGATTTAATTCCAGAAACTCATAAATGCAAAAACAGATTTGCACCCATTATGCTGTTTGTAGGTGCGATTATCATTCTTGCCGTCAAATATATTATGAAACTGACCATCTAA
- a CDS encoding RNase H family protein gives MTLYKNELKSKALELQSALEKQKIKISFDDNSFRDYLVKLYAGSISGGNLSIYYKPTKNTYSLKKQLNNSKLDIIIDSAWNKINRFETYTAQTGTYEAFVDGSYISGVIGYGAIIYLGDEIKAEISGTVADTQFRQFGGELKSVIETIKWCQTNDVKKIRINYDYQGIEKFATGKWKAGNDVSREYVDFIIKTKIKIEWRYIKSHTGNPKNDKADFLAKKAASLQKI, from the coding sequence ATGACGCTGTATAAAAATGAACTTAAAAGTAAAGCCTTAGAACTGCAAAGTGCGCTTGAAAAACAAAAAATAAAAATTTCTTTTGACGATAATTCTTTCAGAGATTATCTTGTCAAGCTTTACGCCGGTAGCATATCCGGTGGAAATCTTTCAATTTATTACAAACCCACAAAAAACACCTATTCTCTGAAAAAACAATTAAATAATTCCAAACTTGATATAATTATTGATTCAGCATGGAATAAAATAAATCGTTTCGAAACTTATACTGCCCAAACCGGCACTTACGAAGCCTTTGTCGACGGCTCATATATTTCAGGCGTCATCGGTTACGGGGCAATCATTTATCTGGGAGATGAGATCAAAGCTGAAATTTCAGGCACTGTCGCAGATACGCAGTTTAGACAATTCGGCGGCGAATTGAAATCCGTCATTGAAACAATAAAATGGTGCCAGACCAACGACGTAAAAAAAATAAGAATTAATTACGATTATCAGGGAATAGAAAAATTCGCAACAGGCAAATGGAAAGCAGGCAATGATGTCTCAAGAGAATATGTGGATTTTATTATTAAAACGAAAATAAAAATTGAATGGCGGTATATAAAAAGCCATACCGGCAATCCCAAAAATGATAAAGCTGACTTTCTGGCAAAAAAAGCAGCGTCACTACAAAAGATTTAA
- a CDS encoding MazG nucleotide pyrophosphohydrolase domain-containing protein, with protein MKKYLREFDKLINIFVTLRSKNGCMWDSKQTHESLVKHLFSEAEEVKKAVKNGDMDNLEEELGDILLQVVFHAQIAKESKSFNIAGVIEKLNKKLVRRHPHVFGEYKVKNTKDIEVIWEKVKAEEKTFLKKCKIEK; from the coding sequence ATGAAAAAGTATTTAAGGGAATTCGATAAATTGATAAATATATTTGTGACTCTGCGCTCTAAAAACGGATGCATGTGGGACAGTAAACAGACGCATGAATCTCTTGTGAAGCATTTGTTTTCGGAAGCGGAAGAAGTAAAAAAAGCGGTTAAAAACGGTGATATGGACAATCTTGAGGAAGAATTGGGCGATATTCTGCTTCAGGTTGTATTCCATGCGCAGATTGCGAAAGAAAGCAAAAGTTTTAATATTGCTGGAGTGATAGAAAAGCTGAACAAAAAACTTGTCCGAAGACATCCCCATGTATTTGGTGAATATAAAGTTAAAAACACAAAAGATATTGAAGTTATATGGGAAAAAGTCAAGGCAGAAGAAAAAACTTTTTTGAAAAAATGTAAAATTGAGAAATAA